In a genomic window of Methanosarcina horonobensis HB-1 = JCM 15518:
- a CDS encoding mannose-1-phosphate guanylyltransferase/mannose-6-phosphate isomerase — protein MKSIILAGGSGTRLWPLSREMYPKQFLKFGETSLFQETVLRCLEVSDISEIFVVTNEAQKFFVIGQIKETGYSIPPENVLIEPEGKNTLPAIFYGMKEIEKKFGNSIVGIFSSDHVLDRAAMGTISSAEKLASDYLVTFGVVPTFPHTGYGYIKASEACEPGYRVSEFREKPDFETAQKYIEEGCLWNSGMFLFETRLFFEEVKKHAPSVFACFEKGGDINEIYTCVDKVSIDYGIMEKSDNVAVVKLNQKWSDLGNFAAIYDELEKDSVGNVIHECDPMLLNSDGNLVYSKCGKIVSLIDVKDMVVVDTSDALLICPKSSSQKVKEIVSDLKTRKDERAFVGQTVYRPWGSYTLLDASPGHKIKNITVLSDHKLSLQLHYHRSEHWVVVKGMACVEVDGKQFFLRPGESTFIRAGQKHRLSNPGKVPLEIIEVQLGELVDEGDIVRFDDVYGRQ, from the coding sequence ATTAAGTCGATAATTCTTGCAGGTGGCTCAGGGACGAGACTCTGGCCTCTCAGCCGGGAAATGTATCCCAAACAATTTTTAAAGTTCGGGGAAACATCACTTTTTCAGGAAACTGTGCTTCGATGTCTTGAGGTTTCGGATATTTCTGAAATTTTTGTTGTAACCAATGAAGCTCAGAAATTTTTTGTAATTGGACAGATCAAGGAGACAGGATACTCAATCCCTCCCGAAAACGTTCTGATCGAGCCTGAAGGCAAGAACACACTTCCTGCGATTTTCTACGGAATGAAAGAAATTGAAAAGAAATTCGGGAATTCGATCGTAGGAATCTTTTCCTCAGATCATGTTCTTGACAGAGCTGCAATGGGAACGATTTCTTCAGCTGAAAAGCTGGCTTCGGATTATCTGGTCACTTTTGGGGTTGTTCCCACATTTCCTCATACGGGATACGGCTACATTAAAGCGTCAGAAGCCTGTGAGCCCGGTTACAGGGTCTCGGAATTCAGGGAAAAACCTGATTTTGAAACCGCCCAGAAATATATCGAAGAAGGTTGCCTCTGGAACAGCGGAATGTTCCTCTTTGAGACACGGCTTTTCTTTGAAGAAGTCAAAAAACACGCACCTTCGGTTTTTGCCTGTTTTGAGAAAGGGGGAGATATTAATGAAATTTATACGTGTGTGGATAAAGTCTCCATTGACTACGGCATAATGGAGAAATCCGATAACGTTGCTGTTGTAAAGCTGAACCAGAAGTGGAGTGACCTTGGAAACTTTGCTGCAATTTATGATGAGCTGGAGAAAGACTCGGTAGGAAATGTGATCCATGAATGTGATCCAATGCTTCTTAACTCCGACGGGAATCTGGTATATTCGAAATGCGGGAAAATCGTTTCCCTTATTGATGTTAAGGATATGGTGGTTGTTGATACGAGCGATGCCCTGTTAATATGCCCCAAGTCCAGCAGTCAGAAAGTAAAGGAAATAGTTTCGGATCTCAAGACCAGGAAAGATGAAAGGGCGTTTGTCGGGCAAACAGTCTACCGACCCTGGGGCTCATATACACTGCTTGACGCCTCTCCAGGCCATAAAATAAAGAATATCACTGTGCTTTCTGACCATAAGTTAAGCCTTCAGTTGCATTATCACAGGAGTGAGCACTGGGTGGTTGTAAAAGGTATGGCGTGTGTGGAAGTTGATGGGAAGCAGTTTTTCCTGAGACCAGGGGAAAGCACGTTTATCAGAGCCGGACAAAAGCACAGGCTGTCAAACCCCGGAAAAGTTCCTCTTGAGATTATCGAGGTGCAGTTAGGAGAGCTTGTGGATGAAGGAGATATTGTCAGGTTTGATGACGTATATGGTAGACAATAA
- a CDS encoding flippase, which yields MLNIATIFSNILKIDPIQRQSIVSVFWQVSFTAIGFLSTMYFAHTAGASILGSYFLFLAYYGIFGMFTDGGFGGAAVKRISEGEEPDAYFSAYFLLRLVFTITGILVLLMFKDYFVGLNKAGIFDWLLLLLFVSALAGPISSGVAGKGKMGIRNTCEGISNISRVMIQVPAIYLGYETAGLAGGMVAGMIVAAVIEFRFFDLHLVNFQWKHIKSLSVFSFWLFLTSSGVLVFSQADTVLIGHFMDVENVGIYRVVLQFTGIATFSSNALRLTLWPRVSQWGKTKELYLIEESLSRAISYSLLLAIPVLVGGILLGDRLLYSFYGADFAQGYHVLIILLAVQVVNIFQYFFTMYLDALDHPQESFKVTAIGVGANIALNIILIPLIGINGAAIATLATMTLNALLAWRALSRHMTIKLERQSLSNIMMSSVVMGLLVGVYRLFVPLSNIWVTMLVVAFGGIAYGFLILKFDKKVYTEMKDIVEKVGIGFVWPGWL from the coding sequence GTGCTCAACATAGCTACTATTTTCTCAAATATCTTAAAAATAGATCCTATTCAACGCCAGAGCATTGTATCAGTATTCTGGCAGGTCTCATTCACAGCCATAGGCTTCTTAAGTACCATGTACTTTGCGCATACGGCAGGTGCTTCAATTCTCGGTTCATACTTCCTATTTTTAGCATACTATGGTATTTTTGGTATGTTTACTGATGGCGGATTTGGTGGAGCCGCAGTTAAGCGTATCAGTGAAGGCGAAGAACCTGATGCATATTTCAGCGCATACTTTTTACTGCGACTAGTGTTTACAATAACTGGAATACTTGTGTTACTCATGTTTAAAGACTACTTTGTGGGTCTTAACAAAGCAGGTATATTTGACTGGCTGTTGTTATTATTATTTGTTTCAGCGCTTGCAGGACCAATCTCAAGCGGGGTTGCCGGTAAAGGCAAGATGGGAATACGCAACACCTGCGAAGGAATAAGCAACATTTCACGTGTTATGATCCAGGTCCCCGCAATATATCTCGGATATGAAACCGCAGGTCTGGCCGGGGGCATGGTAGCCGGTATGATCGTGGCAGCAGTAATTGAATTCCGTTTTTTTGACTTGCATTTAGTAAACTTCCAATGGAAACATATAAAGAGCTTATCTGTATTTTCGTTCTGGCTATTTTTAACATCCAGTGGGGTGCTTGTGTTTTCACAGGCAGATACTGTTCTTATAGGGCATTTTATGGATGTTGAAAATGTAGGTATTTACAGGGTAGTACTCCAGTTCACAGGGATTGCCACATTTAGTTCAAATGCACTGAGGTTGACACTCTGGCCTAGAGTCAGCCAATGGGGTAAAACCAAGGAGCTTTATCTTATAGAAGAGTCACTGTCGCGTGCAATTAGTTACTCATTGTTACTGGCAATTCCGGTACTTGTGGGTGGTATACTGCTGGGGGACCGTCTGCTATATTCATTTTACGGTGCAGATTTTGCCCAGGGCTATCATGTACTGATAATATTACTTGCTGTACAGGTGGTAAACATATTCCAGTACTTTTTCACGATGTATCTGGATGCTCTGGATCATCCTCAAGAATCATTTAAGGTCACGGCAATTGGTGTTGGAGCAAACATTGCATTGAACATAATACTTATCCCGCTCATAGGTATAAACGGAGCAGCAATAGCAACATTGGCAACAATGACATTGAATGCTTTGCTCGCCTGGCGTGCTTTATCCAGACATATGACAATAAAACTGGAGCGTCAAAGTCTGTCTAATATCATGATGTCTTCGGTTGTTATGGGGTTGCTTGTTGGTGTGTATCGTTTGTTTGTGCCGCTTTCCAATATCTGGGTTACAATGCTGGTGGTTGCTTTCGGTGGAATAGCATACGGTTTTTTAATATTGAAATTTGATAAAAAAGTGTACACTGAAATGAAAGATATTGTGGAAAAGGTTGGTATAGGCTTTGTTTGGCCAGGCTGGCTGTGA
- a CDS encoding glycosyltransferase family 2 protein, with amino-acid sequence MTEISVIIPTWNRAETLGKAISSALNQTLPPLEIIVCGVEGSLDQEVVNSINDPRVRWIEGGRDGLASIPRNRGINASRGEWLAFLDSDDEWLPDKLEKQLKHANKMGCSAACSDAIRYIPSKGYAGTIVNGEVSGDLISFSLLSNNNYIVCSSVLIKKDIVEKCGGFPEDISLKVGEDYALWLRTATLTDFAFVNEPLLIYRDEPQTSVRASTPPIWELRANVFNSFISWANNTDYNTNNKEYFSLAKRLFLQARTRKILCSLVESTRVRFKGIAHRI; translated from the coding sequence ATGACTGAAATTAGCGTTATTATTCCTACCTGGAATAGAGCAGAAACGCTGGGTAAGGCTATTTCAAGTGCCTTAAACCAAACTCTTCCTCCTCTTGAAATCATTGTATGTGGTGTTGAGGGGTCACTGGATCAAGAAGTTGTTAATTCGATAAACGATCCTCGTGTACGATGGATAGAGGGAGGACGTGATGGGCTTGCATCAATTCCTCGTAATAGAGGAATTAATGCAAGCAGGGGAGAGTGGTTAGCTTTTTTGGATAGCGATGATGAGTGGTTACCGGACAAACTGGAAAAACAGCTCAAGCATGCCAACAAAATGGGATGCAGTGCTGCATGCTCTGACGCAATAAGGTATATTCCATCTAAAGGGTATGCAGGAACAATAGTTAACGGGGAGGTTTCTGGGGATTTAATATCTTTTTCTTTACTTTCTAACAATAATTACATAGTTTGCAGTTCAGTTTTAATTAAAAAAGACATTGTGGAAAAATGCGGTGGATTTCCAGAAGATATATCGTTAAAAGTTGGGGAAGATTACGCATTATGGCTGCGTACAGCTACACTTACGGACTTTGCCTTTGTAAACGAACCATTATTAATTTATAGAGACGAACCTCAAACAAGTGTGAGAGCTTCTACTCCTCCTATCTGGGAGTTAAGAGCTAATGTTTTTAATTCATTTATTTCATGGGCAAATAATACTGATTATAATACAAATAACAAAGAATACTTTTCTTTGGCAAAAAGATTATTTTTACAGGCTCGTACCCGAAAAATCTTGTGTAGTTTAGTCGAAAGTACTAGGGTAAGATTTAAAGGAATAGCTCATAGAATTTAA
- a CDS encoding glycosyltransferase family 4 protein — MADNVLYIHVKHILQKLIQYLERPLVIAGRFVGSFSVSYFRSQLFFFFPFYHIGGAEKVHARITCCLKENKPIVFFADKSKSFALKKQFMQSAKIFDLGYLNNPVLIYFWAGVLSTIVNSNKNCVVFGCNNILFYKLIPYLSPHICCIDLTHAFGGGIENVSLPCVDRLDKRVVINTRTLKDLKEQYSLNGVPENMSERIVLIENCVHIPELTGRKNYRKNNGPILRILYVGRGSEEKRVHLVGEISYLCHQKDMPVEFVLVGDVRSSIPEQYRKCCTFLGEIVDEKKLSEIYNSSDILLLVSSSEGFPLVIMEAMAYGVVTISTDVGGISEHIHNGYNGFLIKNESESLIVKNVYKIIDELISNEFLMDKISLEAYEYAKTNFNCEKFCSKYKKLIWGK, encoded by the coding sequence TTGGCAGACAATGTTTTGTATATACATGTAAAACATATCCTACAAAAATTAATCCAATATCTGGAGAGACCTCTTGTAATTGCTGGCAGATTTGTAGGTTCTTTCTCCGTTTCATACTTCAGGTCCCAGCTTTTTTTCTTTTTTCCGTTCTACCATATAGGAGGGGCTGAAAAGGTTCATGCCAGAATTACCTGTTGCCTGAAAGAGAATAAACCTATAGTATTTTTTGCGGATAAATCAAAAAGTTTCGCATTAAAAAAACAATTTATGCAAAGTGCTAAAATATTTGATTTAGGTTATTTAAACAATCCAGTATTAATTTACTTTTGGGCTGGTGTACTTTCTACAATTGTAAACAGTAATAAAAATTGCGTAGTTTTTGGATGTAACAATATCCTTTTTTATAAACTAATCCCTTATTTAAGCCCTCACATTTGCTGTATTGACCTCACTCACGCTTTTGGGGGTGGAATTGAAAATGTTAGCCTTCCTTGTGTAGATAGATTAGACAAAAGAGTTGTAATTAATACACGCACGTTAAAGGATCTCAAGGAACAGTACAGTTTGAACGGTGTTCCTGAGAATATGAGTGAAAGGATTGTTTTAATCGAAAACTGTGTACATATTCCAGAATTAACCGGAAGAAAAAATTATAGAAAAAATAATGGACCAATTTTAAGAATTCTATACGTAGGTCGTGGTTCTGAAGAAAAGAGAGTACACCTTGTAGGAGAAATTTCTTACCTCTGTCACCAAAAAGATATGCCTGTTGAGTTTGTATTGGTAGGAGACGTCAGAAGTTCAATTCCTGAGCAGTACAGAAAGTGTTGTACTTTTTTAGGCGAAATCGTAGATGAAAAAAAGCTCTCAGAAATCTACAATAGTTCTGACATATTGCTACTTGTATCGAGCAGTGAAGGTTTTCCTTTAGTTATAATGGAAGCAATGGCTTATGGGGTTGTAACTATAAGTACGGACGTAGGAGGCATTTCAGAGCATATTCATAACGGATATAACGGTTTTCTTATAAAAAACGAAAGTGAAAGTCTCATAGTAAAAAACGTATATAAAATTATAGATGAACTTATCTCAAACGAATTTTTGATGGACAAAATTTCTCTTGAGGCCTATGAATATGCAAAAACAAATTTTAACTGTGAAAAATTTTGTTCAAAATATAAAAAACTAATTTGGGGCAAGTGA
- a CDS encoding glycosyltransferase family 2 protein: MEIDYISGLKTEKILGISKYQSKIHHGFKEEAIRKRPLVSIILPTYNRASVLGVCVKSVLNQSYTNWELLISDDCSTDNTGDVIKQYINRDSRINGTTNEHNLGLPGNRNKALFAAKGQLVFFIEDDLVLHQDCLEKLVSTYNSFDAHNVVIVPRLIENTDPDKEAVRRNMPFYVNKFTGEIFNNYGQDSGSVLGVDMGHACCLYPGDQLQAIGGYEEKAYKGTYCREESDLNMRLINRGFKFYFQPAAVADHNRVGTGGCRLSGRLRQTYYYARNHIVFLLRNFGKKSMYMIPCFMVEFSRRTLVNNLS; the protein is encoded by the coding sequence GTGGAAATCGATTATATAAGTGGCTTAAAAACGGAGAAGATATTGGGGATATCAAAATATCAGAGTAAAATCCATCACGGGTTCAAAGAAGAGGCAATCAGGAAAAGACCACTAGTATCAATAATTTTACCAACATACAATAGAGCATCTGTTCTTGGAGTCTGTGTCAAATCGGTATTAAATCAGTCATATACCAATTGGGAACTTTTGATTTCGGATGACTGTTCAACTGACAATACAGGAGATGTTATAAAACAGTACATAAACCGTGATTCCAGGATTAACGGCACGACGAATGAACACAATCTAGGACTCCCAGGTAATAGAAATAAAGCTCTATTTGCAGCTAAAGGTCAATTAGTATTTTTCATAGAAGATGATCTGGTACTGCATCAAGACTGCTTAGAGAAACTTGTCAGCACTTACAATTCATTCGATGCCCACAACGTCGTTATCGTTCCAAGATTAATAGAAAATACAGATCCAGATAAAGAAGCTGTCAGGCGTAATATGCCATTTTATGTAAATAAATTCACTGGTGAGATTTTTAACAATTATGGACAGGACTCTGGAAGTGTTTTAGGAGTAGATATGGGACACGCCTGTTGTTTGTACCCAGGGGATCAGTTACAGGCCATAGGCGGATATGAAGAAAAAGCTTACAAGGGTACCTACTGCCGTGAAGAAAGTGACCTGAATATGCGGCTCATTAACAGGGGATTTAAGTTCTACTTCCAACCAGCTGCAGTAGCAGACCACAACAGAGTTGGTACAGGTGGCTGCAGACTGTCCGGGCGTTTGAGACAGACTTACTATTATGCCAGAAATCATATTGTTTTTTTACTAAGAAATTTCGGAAAAAAATCAATGTATATGATACCTTGTTTCATGGTGGAGTTTAGTCGTAGAACACTTGTTAATAATCTTTCCTGA
- the rfbC gene encoding dTDP-4-dehydrorhamnose 3,5-epimerase, with protein MKVIDTEIKDLFILEPNVFEDERGYFFESYNRKTLDNLIGKEYNFVQDNESKSSYGVVRGLHYQLAPYSQAKLVRVLQGKVYDVAVDLRKSSLTFGKWVGVELSGENKRQFLIPKGFAHGFSVLSEIAVFAYKCDDYYHPEAEVGIAYNDSSLGIDWKINDKDVKVSQKDRLLPKFEEARMNF; from the coding sequence ATGAAGGTCATTGATACCGAAATAAAGGACCTTTTCATACTGGAGCCCAATGTTTTTGAGGATGAGCGGGGCTATTTCTTTGAGAGTTACAACAGAAAGACACTGGATAATTTAATAGGGAAAGAGTACAATTTTGTTCAGGACAATGAATCAAAGTCGTCTTATGGAGTAGTTCGCGGTCTACACTATCAGTTAGCTCCTTATAGTCAGGCAAAACTGGTAAGGGTCTTGCAGGGGAAGGTGTATGACGTTGCAGTGGATTTAAGGAAAAGTTCCCTCACTTTCGGTAAGTGGGTTGGAGTCGAGCTTTCGGGTGAAAACAAGAGGCAATTTCTTATTCCAAAAGGTTTTGCTCATGGATTTTCTGTGCTGAGTGAAATCGCAGTTTTTGCATACAAATGTGATGATTATTATCATCCTGAAGCTGAAGTAGGAATTGCTTACAACGATTCTTCGCTAGGTATTGACTGGAAAATAAATGATAAAGATGTAAAAGTCTCTCAGAAAGATAGGTTGCTTCCCAAATTTGAAGAAGCCAGGATGAACTTTTAA
- the rfbB gene encoding dTDP-glucose 4,6-dehydratase, with the protein MLEKYPHDRIINLDKLTYAGNPANLKDIENNPNYSFVKGDICDPAVVNEVMKNVDQVVHFAAESHVDRSIEDGSVFVRTNVLGTNTLLQSALANDIMKFIHVSTDEVYGSIKEGSFIEKDNLNPSSPYSSSKAGSDLLAMSYYTTYELPVCITRCTNNFGPYQYPEKLIPFFISRLMEGKKVPVYGTGKNIRDWIYVEDHCSAVDFVLHNGSSGEIYNIDGGNELTNLEITHRLLRMLGKDESSIEYVEDRKGHDFRYSLDGSKLEKMGWTPKYDFDTALEQTVRWYVENRWWWEPLKH; encoded by the coding sequence ATGCTGGAAAAGTATCCGCACGACCGAATTATAAATCTTGACAAACTGACATATGCCGGGAATCCAGCCAATCTCAAAGATATTGAGAATAACCCTAACTATTCTTTTGTCAAAGGAGATATCTGCGACCCTGCCGTTGTGAATGAAGTAATGAAAAATGTAGATCAGGTAGTTCATTTCGCAGCCGAAAGCCATGTTGACCGTTCAATTGAAGATGGATCGGTTTTTGTAAGGACAAACGTACTTGGTACAAACACCCTTCTCCAGAGTGCGCTTGCAAACGATATCATGAAATTTATCCACGTTTCAACTGATGAGGTATACGGCAGTATAAAAGAGGGGTCTTTTATTGAAAAAGATAATTTGAATCCTTCAAGCCCTTATTCTTCAAGCAAAGCAGGTTCGGACCTCCTTGCAATGTCTTATTACACAACCTATGAGCTGCCTGTTTGCATTACGAGGTGTACAAACAACTTTGGTCCTTACCAGTATCCTGAAAAGCTGATTCCTTTTTTTATCAGCAGATTAATGGAAGGAAAGAAAGTTCCAGTGTACGGTACAGGCAAGAATATCAGGGACTGGATCTATGTTGAAGATCACTGCTCTGCAGTAGATTTTGTTCTTCATAACGGAAGCAGCGGAGAAATTTATAATATCGATGGCGGGAACGAACTTACAAATCTTGAAATCACTCATCGCCTTCTTAGAATGCTTGGCAAAGACGAATCTTCAATTGAATATGTTGAAGACAGAAAAGGTCACGACTTCCGGTACTCCCTTGACGGCAGCAAACTGGAAAAAATGGGCTGGACACCAAAATATGATTTTGATACTGCCCTTGAGCAAACAGTCAGGTGGTATGTTGAAAATCGGTGGTGGTGGGAACCATTAAAGCACTGA
- the rfbD gene encoding dTDP-4-dehydrorhamnose reductase: MGTIKALIIGSNGMLGSDLCNMFPYAVKLTHRDLDITNKEQVLGSIQRIKPDVVINAAAYTDVDGCEDNQELAFQVNGYGPGHIAEACSKVGALLVHFSTDYVFDGSRNEYIESDTPNPINVYGQSKLLGEQKIAENTENYRIIRISWLFGIHGKNFVETMLKLSTQMDRVKVVNDQFGKPTYTVDLANKITDVLELEAGIYHLTNEGVCSWYEFASAIIDNVVPCTSEEFPRKAKRPKYSVLVNSKTEPMRHWRAALEVYMKERNK, encoded by the coding sequence GTGGGAACCATTAAAGCACTGATTATAGGTTCTAACGGAATGCTCGGTTCTGATCTCTGCAATATGTTTCCCTATGCTGTCAAACTGACTCACAGAGATCTTGATATCACAAATAAAGAACAGGTTCTGGGATCTATTCAAAGAATAAAACCTGACGTTGTAATAAACGCCGCTGCTTATACCGATGTTGATGGTTGCGAGGATAACCAGGAACTTGCATTTCAGGTCAATGGATATGGTCCCGGGCATATTGCCGAAGCTTGTAGTAAAGTGGGAGCGTTACTCGTACATTTCAGTACGGATTATGTATTTGATGGGTCCAGAAATGAGTACATAGAGTCTGACACTCCAAACCCTATCAACGTATATGGTCAGTCAAAACTTCTTGGAGAACAGAAGATCGCAGAGAACACCGAGAACTACAGGATCATCAGAATTTCCTGGCTTTTTGGCATTCACGGAAAAAACTTCGTAGAGACAATGCTGAAATTATCTACTCAGATGGATAGGGTCAAGGTAGTAAATGACCAGTTTGGAAAACCCACATATACCGTAGACCTCGCAAATAAGATTACGGACGTCCTTGAACTTGAGGCAGGGATATACCATTTAACAAACGAAGGCGTATGTTCCTGGTATGAGTTTGCATCTGCTATCATAGATAATGTTGTTCCGTGTACAAGCGAAGAATTTCCAAGAAAAGCAAAACGTCCGAAGTATTCTGTTCTTGTAAACTCTAAAACCGAACCTATGAGGCACTGGAGAGCAGCACTCGAAGTTTATATGAAGGAGAGAAATAAATGA
- a CDS encoding sugar phosphate nucleotidyltransferase, translated as MKGVILAGGTGSRLYPLTKVTNKHLLPVYDKPMIFYPIQTLVDAGIKEIMIVSGRGHAGHFLELLGSGADLGVKFTYEIQEEAGGIAQALGLAESFADEEDVAVILGDNIFQDNIKNDVSNFTGGAKIFLKEVPDAHRFGVAELKGDKVVGIKEKPREPKSRFAVTGLYIYSNKVFKVIKTLEPSARGELEITDVNNYFVNNGTMEYRVLDGFWSDAGTFESLLRAGILIQKHSKNKNLE; from the coding sequence ATGAAAGGCGTGATACTCGCAGGCGGGACAGGCAGCAGGCTCTATCCCCTGACCAAGGTTACAAATAAACATCTTTTGCCAGTCTATGACAAGCCAATGATATTTTATCCTATCCAGACCCTTGTCGATGCAGGAATTAAGGAGATAATGATAGTATCAGGTAGAGGTCATGCAGGGCACTTCCTTGAACTCCTGGGATCGGGCGCGGATCTCGGAGTTAAGTTCACTTATGAAATTCAGGAAGAGGCCGGAGGAATCGCACAGGCATTAGGCCTTGCTGAGAGTTTTGCTGATGAGGAGGATGTGGCTGTAATTCTTGGGGACAATATTTTCCAGGATAATATCAAAAATGATGTCTCAAACTTTACAGGCGGTGCCAAGATTTTCTTAAAGGAAGTCCCTGATGCTCACAGGTTTGGAGTTGCGGAGCTAAAAGGCGATAAAGTCGTCGGAATCAAAGAAAAACCAAGGGAGCCTAAAAGCAGGTTTGCGGTTACAGGTCTCTATATTTATAGCAATAAAGTGTTTAAAGTGATTAAAACCTTAGAGCCTTCTGCTCGAGGAGAACTCGAGATAACTGATGTTAATAATTATTTTGTTAACAATGGAACTATGGAATACCGTGTTCTGGATGGTTTCTGGAGTGATGCTGGAACCTTTGAAAGCTTATTGAGAGCAGGTATACTGATCCAGAAACATAGTAAAAACAAAAATCTGGAGTAA
- a CDS encoding flippase, which translates to MTTVKKIAKNSLFLLAGQVTSIVFGFFYFVYMARYLGAEDLGILSFALSFASILGLIGDLGLSSLMIREVSRNLSQAPRYLGSILLMKILLSMVNFGVAAIAINILGYSEPTIRVVYIITLYNIATNFTYVFYSVFQAFERFEFQSLGIILNSTLMIVGIFFAVEQRLDLIYFAFIYLIVNTIILVYSFLICIRKFTIPTLNIDWVFWKQIISESAPFWLNTVFVLIYFKIDMVMLSVMNGDSVVGWYAASYRLIDALALLPAVLMSTMYPVFSKFYVSSIDSLEFAFKKSLKLLTIISIPIGIGTTILAERIIILIYGMEYSPSVTALQILIWASVLSFINYTPATYFNSIDKQRTLMMFTFVGAILNLILNFILIPQFSYKGAAVATVSTELVVGLLLISNMHRIQNLSSLLRDLIFKSLIAGAVMGIFLLIFQNCTLILLILFAAILYFTALYIINGFEKEDISLLNQVLGR; encoded by the coding sequence TTGACTACAGTTAAAAAAATAGCCAAGAATAGTCTATTCTTACTTGCTGGTCAGGTAACGAGTATAGTTTTTGGTTTTTTTTATTTTGTTTATATGGCCCGATATCTTGGGGCTGAAGATTTAGGAATATTGAGTTTTGCGCTCTCTTTTGCCTCAATTCTGGGACTTATAGGAGATCTCGGACTAAGTTCATTAATGATAAGGGAAGTCTCACGCAATCTGTCTCAGGCACCCAGATATCTTGGAAGTATTCTCTTAATGAAGATTTTACTATCAATGGTTAACTTTGGAGTCGCTGCAATTGCAATAAATATTCTTGGTTATTCCGAACCAACAATAAGGGTAGTGTACATTATTACGCTATATAATATTGCGACAAATTTTACTTATGTGTTTTATTCTGTTTTCCAAGCGTTTGAGAGATTTGAATTTCAATCTTTAGGGATTATTCTGAATAGCACATTGATGATTGTGGGTATTTTTTTTGCAGTAGAACAGAGACTTGATTTAATTTATTTTGCATTCATTTATCTTATTGTTAACACAATAATTCTCGTATATAGTTTTCTTATATGTATAAGAAAATTTACAATCCCGACTTTAAATATCGATTGGGTTTTCTGGAAGCAAATAATTTCCGAATCAGCTCCATTCTGGTTAAATACAGTATTTGTCTTAATTTATTTTAAAATAGATATGGTAATGCTTTCGGTAATGAACGGAGATAGTGTAGTTGGATGGTATGCGGCATCTTACAGGTTAATAGATGCTCTTGCCTTATTACCTGCAGTTCTTATGAGTACAATGTATCCTGTATTTTCCAAATTTTATGTTAGTTCCATAGACTCTCTGGAATTTGCTTTTAAAAAATCACTTAAGCTTTTAACAATAATTTCAATCCCGATTGGAATAGGCACTACAATCTTGGCAGAAAGAATTATTATACTTATATATGGTATGGAATATTCTCCTTCAGTTACTGCTTTGCAAATTTTAATCTGGGCAAGTGTACTGAGTTTTATCAATTATACACCTGCAACTTATTTCAATTCAATAGATAAACAAAGGACACTTATGATGTTTACCTTTGTAGGGGCAATCCTTAATCTAATTCTAAACTTTATCCTGATCCCTCAGTTCAGTTACAAAGGAGCTGCCGTTGCTACTGTATCTACAGAGCTGGTTGTTGGTTTACTGCTGATTTCTAATATGCACAGGATACAAAACTTGTCCTCTTTGTTAAGAGATTTAATATTTAAATCGTTAATAGCAGGAGCTGTCATGGGGATATTTCTGCTTATTTTCCAGAATTGTACGTTGATACTGCTGATTTTGTTTGCAGCAATTTTATACTTCACTGCCCTGTATATTATAAATGGCTTTGAAAAAGAAGACATCAGTTTACTTAATCAGGTATTGGGAAGATAA